The proteins below come from a single Rosa rugosa chromosome 2, drRosRugo1.1, whole genome shotgun sequence genomic window:
- the LOC133732298 gene encoding uncharacterized protein LOC133732298 — MVCFCFLVDQRRKVWRSKPVAGSCSRCGRGASVADIRTSTRFCYVPFYWKSWKAVMCTFCGAILRSYR, encoded by the coding sequence ATGGTTTGCTTTTGCTTTCTAGTAGACCAGAGGAGGAAGGTGTGGCGGAGCAAGCCGGTGGCTGGGTCATGTTCGCGGTGCGGGCGTGGAGCAAGTGTGGCCGATATTAGAACTTCGACGAGGTTTTGTTACGTTCCCTTCTACTGGAAATCTTGGAAAGCTGTTATGTGTACCTTCTGTGGAGCTATTCTTAGATCTTACAGATAA